A region from the Streptosporangium sp. NBC_01756 genome encodes:
- a CDS encoding SGNH/GDSL hydrolase family protein, which produces MNVPRRTLTLIAAAILTSVPATAVADTSSAAIGAMASMGDSITRGFNACGFYLDCPSRSWSTGSNSAVDSHYRRLRADNPSVVAHNDARSGAKVADLAGQAQQAVSQGAGYVTILIGANDACTSSESGMTSVADFEARFRTAMQTLATGLPTTEIFVSSIPDIKRLWEVGKDSSSARAAWATLGICKSMLANPRSTAQADVDRRERVRARVTEFNAVLAAVCAEQITCRYDGGAVFGYPFALSQISTWDYFHPNASGQQVLAEVTYNAVFAV; this is translated from the coding sequence TTGAACGTCCCCCGCCGCACCCTCACGCTCATCGCGGCAGCGATCCTCACGTCCGTCCCGGCGACCGCGGTGGCGGACACCTCGTCGGCCGCCATCGGCGCCATGGCCTCGATGGGCGACTCCATCACCCGCGGGTTCAACGCCTGCGGCTTCTATCTCGACTGCCCCTCCCGATCCTGGTCCACCGGGTCCAACTCGGCGGTCGACAGCCACTACCGGCGCCTGCGGGCCGACAACCCCTCCGTCGTCGCCCACAACGACGCCCGGTCGGGCGCCAAGGTCGCCGACCTGGCCGGGCAGGCCCAGCAGGCCGTCTCCCAGGGGGCCGGCTACGTCACGATCCTGATCGGCGCCAACGACGCCTGCACCTCGTCGGAGTCGGGGATGACCTCGGTCGCCGACTTCGAGGCCAGGTTCCGTACGGCGATGCAGACACTCGCCACCGGCCTGCCCACCACGGAGATCTTCGTCTCCAGCATCCCCGACATCAAGCGGCTCTGGGAGGTCGGCAAGGACAGTTCCTCGGCCCGCGCCGCCTGGGCGACCCTCGGCATCTGCAAGTCGATGCTGGCCAACCCCCGCTCCACCGCCCAGGCCGACGTCGACAGGCGTGAGCGGGTACGCGCGCGGGTGACCGAGTTCAACGCGGTGCTGGCCGCCGTCTGCGCCGAGCAGATCACCTGCCGCTACGACGGCGGCGCCGTCTTCGGCTACCCGTTCGCCCTCTCCCAGATCAGCACCTGGGACTACTTCCACCCCAACGCCTCCGGCCAGCAGGTGCTCGCGGAGGTCACCTACAACGCCGTCTTCGCCGTGTAG
- a CDS encoding helix-turn-helix transcriptional regulator — protein sequence MSADERRVVGRVVSPVLVGREAPLARLAAAVAAPPSVVVVEGEAGIGKSRLVAELAARPEPAGLRFLHGGCSQIREPFPLGPLVEALRSSGGDLAGVALSPVAGALRSLFPELADVLPEAPEPLDDRAAERHRLFRGLGAVLAALGPAVLVVEDLHWADEQTVEFLAYLLANPPGALSVVLTYRGEEAPAGVRALTARPADTVVHEHIALATLDETQTRALAAAILDGAEISAEFAAHLCTRASGLPLAIQELLALLRSRGTLIRWEGGWARRALDSLDVPIGVRASVQERVARMSAGARAAAEAAAVLQLAVPVAVLIEVAGLPEADAMAAVDEVLEAGLLTERDGVVRFRHVLAAQAVHESVSLGRRRALHAAAATAVQGLRPVPLGRVAHHLRQAGRLGEWVDVAAEAADRAFELGNDVEAARLLEDVLRHADLEPERRAILAIRLGWAVSELLHVPDVTSLLSEALEHVLPAPVRGELRFLLGMHLEVTRTDLMARYRMFADALGDLADRPELAAWAMVALGLPTVPDVPLPEHLAWLDQALETLSAIDDPATRLLVLGKVAMVFTAVGDPRWAGLTERVVQETGGLARRRGEVNAYRSIGGEACFSGHHEVAHRLLTIAREGASSYDVTGGAEFRCHASLAMVAYCRGDWDGLGETIDTLRHRRSDRPVELTLLDAVAACLAPAPGRLDAAQDLLREVVQRVLGMGDVDLLPFPVSMLLRVATARGEAGKAIVETTEAAALWETKGFWPVGVRAVPALVEALLAAGRPAEAAEVVDRYESRLLGLDAPLAPAGLRQARGLMAAAEQRWREAAEHFTAAAADFRRLPAPYEAAQADEQAAACLFALGDPAAEPTLKTAITVYGGMGARWDLDRATRLARRWGLRPAPPAPSRDGANDSLSARQQQVARLAAAGLTNQEIAREMFLSPKTVDKHLGAAMRKFGARSRTELARHLDHPAGP from the coding sequence ATGAGCGCGGACGAGCGTAGGGTCGTGGGCCGGGTGGTCTCTCCGGTTCTGGTCGGGCGTGAGGCTCCGCTGGCGCGGCTGGCCGCCGCGGTGGCCGCGCCGCCTTCGGTGGTCGTGGTCGAGGGCGAGGCGGGCATCGGCAAATCCCGTCTGGTCGCGGAGCTGGCGGCGCGGCCGGAGCCGGCGGGGCTGCGGTTTCTGCACGGCGGGTGCAGCCAGATCAGGGAACCGTTCCCGCTCGGGCCGCTCGTCGAGGCGCTGCGGTCCAGCGGCGGCGACCTGGCCGGAGTGGCGCTGTCGCCGGTGGCCGGTGCGCTGAGATCCCTGTTTCCCGAGCTGGCGGACGTCCTTCCCGAAGCGCCCGAACCGCTGGACGATCGGGCGGCCGAGCGGCATCGGCTGTTCCGCGGACTGGGCGCGGTGCTGGCCGCGCTCGGTCCCGCCGTACTCGTGGTCGAGGACCTGCACTGGGCCGACGAGCAGACCGTCGAATTCCTGGCGTACCTGCTGGCGAATCCGCCGGGTGCGCTGTCGGTCGTGCTGACCTATCGGGGCGAGGAGGCGCCGGCCGGGGTACGGGCGCTGACCGCGCGCCCGGCCGACACGGTCGTCCATGAGCACATCGCGCTGGCGACGCTGGACGAGACGCAGACCCGCGCGCTCGCGGCCGCGATCCTGGACGGCGCGGAGATCTCCGCGGAGTTCGCCGCGCATCTGTGCACGCGGGCCTCCGGCCTGCCGCTGGCGATCCAGGAACTGCTGGCGCTGCTGCGGTCACGGGGGACGCTGATCCGGTGGGAGGGCGGCTGGGCACGCCGCGCCCTCGACTCTCTGGACGTGCCGATCGGGGTGCGGGCCTCGGTGCAGGAGCGGGTGGCCCGTATGTCGGCCGGGGCGCGGGCGGCGGCGGAGGCGGCCGCGGTGTTGCAACTGGCGGTGCCGGTCGCGGTGCTCATCGAGGTCGCGGGGCTGCCCGAGGCCGATGCGATGGCCGCGGTGGACGAGGTCCTGGAGGCCGGGCTGCTCACCGAGCGGGACGGGGTGGTGAGGTTCCGGCACGTGCTGGCGGCCCAGGCGGTCCACGAGAGCGTCTCGCTGGGGCGCAGGCGGGCACTGCACGCCGCCGCCGCGACCGCGGTCCAAGGCCTGCGCCCGGTGCCGCTGGGGAGGGTGGCACACCATCTCCGGCAGGCCGGCCGCCTCGGGGAATGGGTGGACGTCGCCGCGGAGGCCGCCGACCGGGCCTTCGAGCTGGGCAACGACGTCGAGGCGGCACGACTGCTCGAAGACGTACTGCGCCATGCGGACCTGGAACCCGAGCGCCGGGCGATCCTGGCGATCAGGCTGGGGTGGGCGGTCTCGGAGCTGCTGCATGTGCCCGACGTCACCAGCCTGCTCTCGGAGGCGCTCGAACACGTCCTCCCCGCGCCGGTCCGCGGTGAGCTGCGGTTCCTGCTCGGGATGCACCTCGAAGTGACCCGGACCGATCTGATGGCCAGGTATCGGATGTTCGCCGACGCGCTCGGGGATCTGGCCGACCGGCCCGAGCTGGCGGCGTGGGCCATGGTGGCCCTGGGGCTGCCGACCGTGCCGGATGTGCCGTTGCCCGAGCACCTGGCGTGGCTGGATCAGGCGCTGGAGACGCTGTCGGCGATCGACGATCCCGCTACCCGTCTCCTCGTGCTGGGCAAGGTGGCGATGGTGTTCACCGCGGTCGGCGACCCGCGCTGGGCCGGGTTGACCGAACGCGTCGTGCAGGAGACCGGTGGTCTCGCCCGGCGCCGCGGGGAGGTCAACGCCTACCGCTCCATCGGTGGCGAAGCCTGTTTCAGTGGGCACCACGAGGTGGCGCATCGGCTGCTGACCATCGCGCGGGAGGGCGCGTCGAGCTACGACGTCACCGGCGGGGCGGAGTTCCGCTGCCATGCCTCGCTGGCGATGGTGGCCTACTGCCGAGGCGACTGGGACGGACTGGGTGAGACGATCGACACGCTGCGTCACAGGCGCAGCGACCGCCCCGTCGAGCTGACCCTCCTGGATGCCGTGGCGGCCTGCCTGGCGCCCGCTCCCGGCCGGCTCGACGCCGCCCAGGACCTGCTCCGCGAGGTCGTCCAACGAGTGCTGGGCATGGGGGACGTCGATCTGCTCCCGTTCCCGGTGAGCATGCTGCTGCGGGTGGCCACCGCCCGCGGTGAGGCCGGCAAGGCCATCGTGGAGACCACGGAGGCCGCCGCCCTGTGGGAGACCAAGGGGTTCTGGCCGGTGGGGGTCCGGGCGGTTCCCGCGCTGGTCGAGGCGCTGCTGGCGGCGGGCAGGCCCGCGGAGGCGGCCGAGGTGGTGGATCGGTACGAGTCCCGGCTGCTGGGGCTGGACGCGCCGCTGGCTCCGGCGGGGCTGCGGCAGGCCCGCGGGCTCATGGCCGCCGCGGAGCAGCGGTGGCGCGAGGCCGCGGAGCACTTCACGGCCGCCGCCGCCGACTTCCGGCGGCTACCGGCCCCCTACGAGGCGGCCCAGGCGGACGAGCAGGCCGCGGCCTGCCTCTTCGCGCTCGGCGACCCCGCCGCGGAACCCACCCTCAAGACGGCCATCACCGTGTACGGCGGAATGGGCGCGCGATGGGACCTGGATCGGGCCACCCGGCTGGCCCGGCGATGGGGCCTGCGCCCGGCTCCTCCCGCCCCGTCGCGCGACGGGGCGAACGACTCCCTGTCGGCACGGCAACAGCAGGTGGCGCGGCTGGCCGCGGCTGGACTCACCAACCAGGAGATCGCCAGAGAGATGTTCCTGTCGCCGAAGACCGTCGACAAGCATCTCGGCGCGGCGATGCGCAAGTTCGGCGCGCGTTCGCGCACGGAGCTCGCCCGCCACCTGGACCACCCCGCAGGACCTTGA